In the genome of Brachypodium distachyon strain Bd21 chromosome 3, Brachypodium_distachyon_v3.0, whole genome shotgun sequence, the window ATGCATCAGGTTGCGCGTCCAGTTTGTTGCTGCCGAAGGCATAAGCCCCAAGAACACCTACCATGCCAGTCCTGACACCCATGGCCTCATACATTGCTTTGACAAGGTGAGATGTGGTGATGACGCCGTCTGTGCCAGTTATGCCGATAACAGCCATGTCCTTTGAGGGCCGCCTGTACAGGCAGGCAGGGAGCACACGGAGAGCGACTGCAATGTCATCAACAATGACCAATGCACGACAGGCCAAGGTGCCCTCGATGTCGACAGCCTGGTCGGCCACGACGGCCACAGCTCCTCGCTTGTCAGCCTCAGTGAGTCCAGCAAGCCCGTTCTCTCCCACGCACACGAAGAGGTCCCCCGCCGCCACGAGGCTGGCGTCGCTCTGCACCCCTGCGAGCGCGACGTCCTGGTCGCCCGTCACCGCCACCGGAACAAGCTTGCTCTCGTCCAGGAGCTCGGCCAACGTCATCCGGAAGGCCGGCTGCCGCATTCTCGCCCCGTCGAGTCCAAGCTCGTCAGCCACATCAAAGCCttccgcgtcgtcgtcgtggagCGGCAAGccctcgtcgccgtcctcctcctcgacccCCTCTGCCTCCTCGTCATCCTCGTCCGCCGTGGACGCTACACTGAGTCCCTGCAGCCTCCGAATCTCGTCGAGGTCGATGGCCTCCTCGGGGGAGAGCTCGTCGGCGGGCCCGTCCAGCtcgggcggcggagggggcggGGTCGGCTTGATGAGGCCGCGCCGCGTGAACTCCTCCCGCTTCTCGGCAATAGCGCGGTCGATTTCGTCGAAGAACTCGTCGTCAGGGTCGTAGCTCCCACTGGTGGTGGCCGAGGGAGGGGACGAGAAGAGCGGGTGGTCGGCTGTGACCTCCGGCTGCTCGGATTgctgccgcctccgcgcccgcTCCACGTGGCGCGCGAGCTGGTCGTATCGGTTAAGTCCGTGGGAAGAGTCCTCCGCGGCCTCGGGGGGCTCGTCGTCGGAGGTGGGCGGCCGGAAGCGGCGCGCTGCCGCAGCTAAGCGGAGAGGCCCCCAGCGCGGAGGGGCTAGAATCCTgggcggcgggcgggaggTTGAGAGGAAAGGGAATGGGAGGTGGAAGGCGAGATGCGGCGCCGTGGCCATGGGAGACGAGCTGGAGCTGGGGGTTAGCGTTGCCGACGCCGGGAAGGTGGGGAGGTTTTGGATTggggaggaaggggatgaGGTGCGGTGTTGCTTTGGGCCGGACTCGTGGGCTGTTTTTCGAAATACATCTGACAGGGTGAGCAACGAGCGATGCCATTTGGGTTGGTGCATGCGAATTTATGGGCCTGTCATGCTATTTACTATTGAATTGCACATTTTGCTTCTAAATTTtgagtaaattaaaaaaaaacccaacaCATTAGAGGCTAGTCTTTCAATTCGGTACCGgtttacattttatttactAAAAACCACCAAATTTGTTTAACTGCTCAATCACTAGCGTCTAAGTCTGAAATTGACGAGCATGTCCCACTGTCAGGCCTACGTGTCTTGCTTGCGTGGCCATTGACTGCGTCCTCGCCACGAAAGCcaccgaagacgacgacggcgccgctgCCCTAGCCACCCACGTGCAATGGCTCCCACACGTCATTGTGACCGCCACGTTCCAAGAAGAAGCCTCGCCGGACCACCATCGCCGCATGCACTTCCCCGTCTCCCGCAGACCTCTCCCCGTCTCCACGCAGAGCAACGGCAGGAGAAGCGGACCTCGCCCCCGCTGCGCTGCTCTCTACACGCCGCCGCTTGCCCCcgctcgcccccgccgcgccgcgacCCCGCGCGCTGCTGCTCGCTCCCGCTCGCCCCCGCTGTGACGCGCTGCTTTCCAGTGGCTCTCGCCCGAGCAGGATGTTGGTGCGGAGTACGGCGACGCATATGGGCCTCCAGAGCGGCGGCTGCGAGCCCGtgcggaggcgacggcggccccTTGTGCGGGCCTCCAGAGCGGCAACGGCGTGCGTGTGCGGAGGCGAAAGCGGCGGCTCACGTGGGCCGGCAGAGTGGCGGCTGTGGGCACGTGCGGAGGCTACGGCGACGGCTCGCGCGGGCCTCCAGAGCGGCAGCGGGCGAGACCGGGCGGGGAGAGACGCGGTCAAAGTCGAATAGGGCAGCAGCTGATGTGGCGCCAGCTTggacctgacatgtgggtccggCTCATCAGTCTCGTGCTTAAACACTAGCAACAGAGTGGTTAAGCAAATCCGGTGGTTTTTAGTAAAAAAAGGCAAACTAGTAGCGAAGTGAAATCCTAACTCCTAATGTGGTGTTTTTTAGTAATTTactcctaattttttttcaaatgacCGGTGTTTTTAAATAGAAATTGTGATTAGGCCTAAATGTAATTTCATGAATTTCGGATTGAATTTCTTTACTCAATTCTGTACTAATAAAACAATTTGGTTTTTGAAAGCCAAAATAAATTCCATTTCTAAACCGATTTATGAGAGCCGAACGAGTTGTAAGGTATGTAGTTCCTCTTGGTAGAAAAAACATATCACTCTTATTTGGTCGAATAACCCGACGTAGTGTGCAAAGATTTACAAAAAAACTCAATTATTTGGCGCTAATTATTTTGTTAAAACTTATTGTTAAACTAATTGCGGGGCTCACGTCCGAGGGAGACTTTGGATAAATCTTTTCTGGCTGCCGCATAACGTGGACGGGAGAACACGCTGGCGCAGCAACTGCCAGGTAGGCCCGAGCGTCGCGGGGCCTAGGAATCGGTCTCACTTATCCTGGATCTCCCGGACGTTTTGCGTGCGCGCCGCGAGCCACCACTCCAGTCCGATTTGGCAgcagtcgtcgtcgtcgtctccctTCCTCggttgctcctcctcctctgcctctcctcccgccgccaccgccgccgcggtgaAACCCTAGACCCCCGCGAGCAAGCGCGAGACCCGTTAGCGAGCTTTAGGGCAAATGGAGTGCGGCATCGCCTCGCACGgcgccctcctcgccgccgcgccgctcgccggacggcggccCTTGCGGCTACCCCTCTctccgccgctctcgccgccgtCTATTCAGGTCCTTGTTCAGCTCCAACTGGCGTTGCCCTTTCGGTTTGATACGAGCTTCTGTATTCGTATACACAGGGGGGCTAGTTAGCATGGGCGACTAGATTGGAAAGTTGGGATTTTAAAaacgtttttcttttcttgaaggGGATTTCTGACAGTTGAGAACAAGcgcttgtttctttttccatgTTGATGTGTATTGAATAATCTGTTGTCTGGTACTTTTGCAGATTCAGAATCGACTTTATTCGATGTCAATGCTTCCGCTAAAAGCCCGAAACATGGGAAGATGCGATGCTTCTCTAGCAAGTAACTACATGTATGTGATTCCAACTATGAACTGCATTGCATGCCTCGTTAGACAGTAACGTGCCATGCAGCCGCACAGCCCATAGGGCGTGGTGATTTACTTGTACTATATTGTTCGCGATGATGTGTTGGTTGTGTTCTAGGTCTGATGGCAATCTTATGGCTTGGCAGGCAGACATCCGAATTTGCTGATTTGGATTGGGAGAACCTTGGTTTTGGACTTGTGCAAACTGACTTTATGTATATCGCAAAATGTGGGCCAGATGGGAACTTTGATAAGGGTGAAATGGTGCCATTTGGGCCCATAGCGCTGAACCCATCTTCCGGAGTCCTGAATTATGGACAGGTTTGTATGGGAGGTAGAAACTCCTTGATTCATATCTCTGGCAGATTGGAGTAACCTTTTGAAGGAGTAACTCTTGTTGTGCTAAAATCGTATTGATCTCTGATTTGTAGGGATTGTTTGAAGGCCTAAAAGCATATAGGAAAAGTGATGGTTCCATCCTGTTATTTCGCCCACAGGAAAATGCAGCAAGGATGCAAACTGGTGCAGAGAGAATGTGCATGCCTGCACCTCCAGTCGACCAATTTGTGGATGCAGTTAAACAAACCGTTTTAGCAAACAAGAGATGGGTAAGTTCTGTATCTAAAATATTTGGTCATTTCATGGCTATGTCATTGTTTATGTGCATGATCGAATCATTTATCTTCATTCAGGTGCCTCCTACCGGTAAAGGTTCTTTGTATATTAGGCCGCTACTTGTGGGAAGTGGGGCTGTTCTTGGTCTTGCACCTGCTCCTGAGTATACATTCATTATTTTTGCCTCCCCTGTTGGGAACTACTTTAAGGTTCGTATCAAAAGTTTAACCTTGTTTGTCCACTGCTTTCATTAAATAGTTCACCACCAATAAAAAATCACTGTGCTGACTGTTGTATAGATATTGTTGTACTTTGCATCCTATGTGAAATTACAATCCTGAATAAAAATATGCAGCGACTACAATGACATTTTTTGTGTTACTGTAATCAGTTGATACACTATTGATGAATGAAATGTAGGATTTAAAGATAGTTTACGTACCATCATGTTAAATTTCTTCAGTGTCTGTTTAATTTGTTTACTAATATCTGCAGGAAGGTTTAGCTCCAATAAATTTGATAGTCGAAGACAAGTTTCACCGGGCCACCCCTGGTGGAACTGGAGGTGTGAAGACCATTGGAAATTATGCCTCGGTAATTGTATTCCTAACTTCAAGAAGTCCACTGTTTATCATTTATTTCCTTGATTCTACAACTTTGTTGTGCGAGTATAATAACTAAAGGCTATTTATGCACTTTTGCTCTCCCATATCTGTGTTGCTtacatcttgatttgatgattttgGTCTTCCAACCTTCAGAGATCAAACCATAACATGATGTGATTGAAATTGAATATAACATGCCATCAGCACAATTATTAAAGCTATTAAATCACAAATGATAAAGTTATAAATGATAGCAAAACTTGAAATTGAATAATTTATTGGAgatatttttcaaaatggaATATTGTTGCCCAGATATTCTATCATATAATGCATCATGGCTCTTGAAACATGTCGTATTTGCTTTTACGTTAATTTGTATCAACATTCACAAATACTTCTCTAATACCTTTTTCTGCTGGGACTTGTAAATTACAACCTTTTTTATTTAATCATTAGAGCATTTGTTAATTTGGATAGAATATATATTGTGAAACATTTTGGTTATGGTAGTGATTGCTCATTTCATTGATTAGTCTACTGTGTCTTGCTTGTTTTCATGGAGGTAAATTCCTGTAATATGATTGCTTATATCCTGAAATTGTTGTCACTAGTTGCTATCCATCGTCAACAACATTTTCTGTTGTCTTCTATGTTAAAAAGTTTTGCTATTATCTGCACTGACTTTAATTTGTACGCATGAACTTTATGATCAGCATGTTCTATTTTTGTTGCATAGGTGTTGATGGCACAGAAGATTGCAAAGGAGAAAGGCTATTCTGACGTTCTCTACTTGGATGCTGTCCACAAAAAGTATCTTGAAGAAGTATCttcatgtaatatttttgttgtgaAGGTAAGACATTGCTGTCACTATCAGTTGTGCCTTTTATTTGGTTCAAAAAACTCATGTAAGTTCAGGTAGCTTTTTAGTTCTGAAAGCTACTACTACATAAAAATTAGCTAGTCTAATCTCGTATTGTGGTTCGAACTTAATTTGCTTTGCTTAACTGGCAAATTTGTCTTCCATATGAAAAATAACAATGCTGATTCCAAAGTGCTTCTGGCTTTAAAATCATGTGTGTGAAAGCAACTACGGAAACCGAGAAAATATATGAGCATGTGATTGATAGCAACATCCATTAGCAAGGAAATTTGGCAAGCATCTTCCTCTATGACAGATTAGCTAATAATGGATTGTATTTCATACCTTTTTCTTAGAGTTATGTTTTTCCTACTGAAAAACACCACCTGGTAATAGATGAGAACTAATTGAAAGCCGGAGGCACATCAACACATTGCTTCATGGGATTGGTCAACAGATCAGGACTACTTCGTAGATAATGATTTGGATTCCCTAGTAGGCAaaaatatcaggtgaaaatTGCACTTTCGGTGCAAACTCGATAGAAACCATGTTTagaagttttaaaaaaaatcaacaaaaatacAGTATGTTTGAGTGTGATGATATACAagcatgcaaaatttcaagttgaaaatcaattgcATTTGGAATAaacaagaaagagaaagatgCAAATGAATATTGTCAAACAACGAAGAACCactgtgtttttcttttccttcctctAAACGCAATTGagtggacttgaaattttacacatatataaaacatcgcTTCTTTAACATACgcatttttttcaagaatttttgaactttttaaGATGGTTTTCACGGACTTTTCACCatagaggtggttttcaccagatacacTGCCTCCCTGGTAATATTAGTGTTTAGCGCCATCATGGCTATCCGCAGGATATAGCACCATCTCTGATCTACACCTATTAGGTTCCGCAAGGTTGTCCATCACCTGTCTTGCTAAGAAAAGTTGCACAACTATGCTATCTGCTGAAGTATGAGCTGTTTTTGCTTGCTTTTGGATAGCTGACTTTTGCgcagcaaataaaatatggacTACCAGTTCCTGATTTTGTTTAAGGATAACATTTAAGGGCTATCTTATGCATGTTGTTTGCAACTTAGAtcttttgtatttattttcctGCCGTTTTCACCAGGGCAATGTTATTTCAACTCCAGCAATTAAAGGAACAATATTGCCCGGAATCACAAGGAAAAGTATAATTGATGTTGCTGTGAGCAAAGGCTTCCAGGTACCATAGACGTGTTTGTGTGGATAGTTGACTGATTGGATAGCTTTTATGCCTTTAAGTTATATTTTGATAGCTTAACAGTTAACACAGGTATTGGGCAGTAAAACTAAAAATTGGGCATATAAAAGTGTGCTAGATCGATGTTTTTTATTGTATTCCTCAATCCTTGTCCTTCCATTATGAATATTAACAGGGGTTATTCGTCTTTCATTTTACCAAGAATACTTTGTGCTTAGCTCTATAAGAGCTATAGCTACATGGTGACTGGTAAGTGGATATAGACCTCCTTTTTCCTAGTGGTGGTCATCCAATTAGAAGAACCAAAAACACTGTTCTGAAACTGTAAATAAAAAACTCTGGAACAGTCACTAGCAATTGTTGTACTATGTGTTATCAGGTTATGTGTAATATGTTTGGTGGTATTTGTTTTCATGGAAGGTTGAGGAGCGCCTCATTTCAGTGGACGAGCTGCTCGATGCGGATGAAGTGTTCTGCACAGGAACCGCTGTCGTGGTGTCTCCTGTGGGGAGTATCACATATCAAGGGAAAAGGTGGAACTGAATTTTTATTGTTCCTTTTGATCTTCTGTCATTAGCTAAAATGCATGTGCAGTTGAATTtaaatcattttctttttctttaacaACTCCAACTAATCATTCCTCCAAGTTCCATCATAGCGATATACAAGATCTCACAGCCCGGCTTTCGATTTGCATTTGCAGGATAGAGTACGCCGGCAACCATGGAGTCGGCGCCGTGTCCCAGCAACTCTACACCGCGCTGACAAGCCTACAGATGGGGCAGGCGGAGGACAGCATGGGCTGGACCGTGCAACTGAATTAGCATCAGAACCATCCATACCATCTTCGTGTAGATGGTCTCCATCTTGATTAAACGTGATCAGATGTTCGCAGGGAGTGCAGGCAAGCGTGGTCATGAGCGTGTGCCTTCAGTTTTGTTGGCTCTGTCCAAGTGGCGCCCCCACTGCACATCTGCGGATGGTTGCGTGTAAATTGCGTAACCGTTCTGCGAGCGCGCCCCTTTATTTTCTTGGGATTTTTTTCAAGGTTTTAGTCTGGTCGATGCCGTGGCCGTCTGGCCGTGATATGTAAAGTAGGATGAGTTCTCACTTGTTTTTGTTGAATTTCCTTGGTTTATGTTGATGGTAACGATAATAAAGAGGTTCGTGTGTTCCCTGGATGTAACGTTGGTTGCAAACAAAAGTCTCCAGTTGCCTCGTGCAAGTAATTCCAGCCGTGGCATGCGCGGAATCAGGTTTAGGATAAGGCAGTGGGTACGGACTACATTGTTGGCACCATCAGATCTCAGGCAGGTCTAGCGTGTACGGGGTCCTGCGCCTTGCCATGAAACAGCTCGAATCCTTTGACAAAAAGCTGGCGCACGAGTGTTGCGTATTACTAACGGTTGTTGTACGTGCCGCCCACTGTTAGTACGTAGGCTGTCACGTTGGGGCCTGGAGACCGCGGTCGGCCCCGGAGCTGAATCCTTGGCTGGCTACGGATCCTTGGCACCGTGCCTCTCCTTCCGTAGATCTACTCCAGAATGCTAGATTTCCCACCACCCTGCACCGTGTCACTCATTAAACAAGCCGCGGTGTGCTCGATCTGGGGTAGGCTAGGTACAGTACAAACACATGGAGGAATATCCCAATCGGCGTGTGGGTACAGTATTAGTACAACATCACCTATATAGTCCAACGCCAACGCCAGAATTCaaaggccggccggccaacGTCATGTTAAACACTTGAAGGAGCATCCACCATCCAGCTATATGTCTTGCGATTCCATAAGAAAATTCTGGCGATGGCTGCTCGGGTTGGGTTACCGGCGACTATGTACCCACGGACCAATGACACTCGCCATTGACGTGTGCCCAGCTTGTGTTGTGAAATCTAGTTTGCCAGTCACGTGAGTTTTCCTAAATATCTTGACTATTAATGACAATGAGCACGCCTATATCAGCACCAGAATTTATCACCAAGCGGTGGTTAAGATTCTGTTCGTTTCTAAACGGGTGCTTCGAACCCAGCTACGCGTCAGTAAACCTAAATGAATATGTTTTCAGGATTGTTTCTTAGTCAGAGATCAGTTGACATACTTTGTATCGGATCTTAATTCAACAATAGCACGTGAGAGGGGGAGAGTGG includes:
- the LOC100836786 gene encoding UDP-N-acetylmuramoyl-L-alanyl-D-glutamate--2,6-diaminopimelate ligase MurE homolog, chloroplastic, whose amino-acid sequence is MATAPHLAFHLPFPFLSTSRPPPRILAPPRWGPLRLAAAARRFRPPTSDDEPPEAAEDSSHGLNRYDQLARHVERARRRQQSEQPEVTADHPLFSSPPSATTSGSYDPDDEFFDEIDRAIAEKREEFTRRGLIKPTPPPPPPELDGPADELSPEEAIDLDEIRRLQGLSVASTADEDDEEAEGVEEEDGDEGLPLHDDDAEGFDVADELGLDGARMRQPAFRMTLAELLDESKLVPVAVTGDQDVALAGVQSDASLVAAGDLFVCVGENGLAGLTEADKRGAVAVVADQAVDIEGTLACRALVIVDDIAVALRVLPACLYRRPSKDMAVIGITGTDGVITTSHLVKAMYEAMGVRTGMVGVLGAYAFGSNKLDAQPDASGDSIAVQKLMATMLHNGAEAAVLETTTDGMPPSGVDSEIDYDIAVLTNVRHADWEAGMTYEEYMSSMASLFSRMVDPERHRKVVNIDDPSAPFFAAQGGHDVPVVTYSFENKKADVHTLKYQLSLFETEVLVQTPDGILEISSGLLGRDNIYNILATVAVGVAVGAPLEDIVKGIEEVDAIPGRCELIDEEQAFGVIIDHARTPEALSRLLDCVKELGPRRIVTVVGCCGEKERGKRPVMTKIAAEKSDVVMLTSDNPASEDPLDILDDMLSGVGWTMEEYLKYGANDYYPPLPNGHRLFLHDIRRVAVRAAVAMGEQGDVVVVTGKGNDTYQLEGDKKEFFDDREECREALQYVDQLHRSGIDTSEFPWRLPESH
- the LOC100837096 gene encoding branched-chain amino acid aminotransferase 2, chloroplastic, translated to MECGIASHGALLAAAPLAGRRPLRLPLSPPLSPPSIQIQNRLYSMSMLPLKARNMGRCDASLASNYMQTSEFADLDWENLGFGLVQTDFMYIAKCGPDGNFDKGEMVPFGPIALNPSSGVLNYGQGLFEGLKAYRKSDGSILLFRPQENAARMQTGAERMCMPAPPVDQFVDAVKQTVLANKRWVPPTGKGSLYIRPLLVGSGAVLGLAPAPEYTFIIFASPVGNYFKEGLAPINLIVEDKFHRATPGGTGGVKTIGNYASVLMAQKIAKEKGYSDVLYLDAVHKKYLEEVSSCNIFVVKGNVISTPAIKGTILPGITRKSIIDVAVSKGFQVEERLISVDELLDADEVFCTGTAVVVSPVGSITYQGKRIEYAGNHGVGAVSQQLYTALTSLQMGQAEDSMGWTVQLN